A region from the Lentimonas sp. CC4 genome encodes:
- a CDS encoding rhodanese-like domain-containing protein, which produces MRFKLISCFVWTGALITFVGCDNASNTDRLERAPVEANEKALWIDVRTPSEFAEKTVGSSINIPFDQIVGEVAQLKLQKSDSIIVFCRSGRRSGIAKASLEGIGFTNITDLGSFADAQAYYDQLN; this is translated from the coding sequence ATGCGATTTAAACTAATATCATGCTTTGTTTGGACTGGTGCACTCATCACTTTCGTTGGGTGTGATAATGCTTCGAATACAGACAGGCTGGAACGAGCGCCTGTTGAGGCGAACGAAAAGGCTCTTTGGATTGATGTTCGGACTCCTTCCGAGTTTGCTGAAAAAACAGTTGGGAGTTCCATCAATATCCCATTCGATCAGATCGTAGGCGAAGTCGCTCAACTGAAGCTTCAAAAAAGCGATTCAATTATCGTGTTTTGTCGCAGTGGCAGACGGTCTGGAATTGCTAAAGCTAGCCTCGAGGGAATCGGCTTCACCAACATCACAGACTTAGGGTCGTTTGCGGATGCTCAGGCATACTACGACCAATTGAATTAA
- a CDS encoding thioredoxin family protein produces MQAAEAIIRIGDSYKQVVKAIGKPDGDLSAGSKRILTYGTAKVILRADKVTEVSDDLDSKLQVRNKNQESVEAKRKAGLVNYKGEWMKPEQVEALIHANAQEALKNRSKQSRSANSGIWYTNFKQAASLAKSQNKKMLINFTGSDWCGWCIKLDKEVFSQTSFTQHAAQNYILLRCDFPKRTKLPTALQMQNQTLAKKFGVRGFPTIIVLKPDGSVYSKGGYVSGGPSAFLSSIR; encoded by the coding sequence TTGCAAGCTGCCGAAGCGATAATCAGAATTGGCGACAGTTATAAGCAAGTCGTCAAAGCAATCGGAAAACCTGATGGTGACTTAAGTGCAGGCAGCAAACGAATCTTAACCTACGGCACAGCGAAAGTAATACTTCGTGCAGATAAAGTCACAGAGGTAAGCGATGACTTAGACAGTAAGCTGCAAGTTCGAAATAAAAACCAGGAGTCCGTAGAAGCAAAACGTAAGGCAGGGCTGGTAAACTATAAAGGTGAATGGATGAAGCCTGAACAGGTCGAGGCTTTGATCCATGCGAATGCTCAAGAAGCATTGAAGAACCGGTCCAAACAGAGCCGCAGCGCAAATAGCGGAATCTGGTATACTAACTTCAAACAAGCTGCATCACTGGCAAAATCTCAAAATAAAAAAATGCTGATCAACTTTACTGGATCGGATTGGTGTGGTTGGTGCATCAAACTCGATAAAGAAGTATTCTCACAGACTAGCTTCACTCAACATGCGGCTCAGAATTATATTTTACTGAGGTGCGATTTTCCCAAACGCACAAAACTCCCGACGGCACTCCAAATGCAGAATCAGACCCTTGCGAAGAAATTCGGAGTCCGCGGATTTCCTACAATTATTGTGCTGAAGCCAGATGGCAGCGTGTATAGCAAAGGCGGCTATGTGAGCGGAGGCCCATCTGCCTTTTTAAGTTCAATCCGTTAG
- the gatB gene encoding Asp-tRNA(Asn)/Glu-tRNA(Gln) amidotransferase subunit GatB, protein MEYEAVIGLEIHVQVKTRTKMFTAAPYNYGAAPNTLTDAVVLGLPGTLPVLNHAAIEKCAKLGLMLGCEIAEVCKWDRKNYFYPDSPKNYQLTQNEEPLCIGGKVEIELPGPSRNVEGDHRWVQLNRIHLEEDPGKLTHEAFETVIDFNRAGVPLAEIVTEPDMSSSTEAVAFLNCLRNMIIYAGISDCDMEKGQMRCDANVSIRPVGSDKLGTRTEMKNLNSMSNVKASIEYEIERQTEILEEGGSITQETRRWDVDKGISFSLRSKEEAHDYRYFPDPDLMPVQMDRARVAELEAELPERPLDKQRRYQEDLKLPFTITSVLCQNRELSEFFEAALETHNAPKAIANYITNDLLRELSAASEHGDSALSVGECKLTPAHIGTLVKIIDEGVISKQIGKEVFTDMFATGDMPDAIVEKKGLKQSNDTGEIEALCREAIAGNAKAVGQYKDGNEKALNALKGPVMKATKGKANPAMLDELLKKLIGEG, encoded by the coding sequence ATGGAATACGAAGCAGTCATCGGACTTGAAATTCACGTCCAAGTCAAAACCCGCACCAAAATGTTCACCGCCGCGCCTTATAACTATGGCGCTGCGCCCAACACATTGACCGACGCCGTCGTGCTCGGCCTGCCAGGCACCTTGCCGGTGCTCAACCACGCCGCCATCGAGAAGTGCGCTAAGCTCGGCCTCATGCTCGGCTGCGAAATCGCCGAAGTCTGTAAGTGGGACCGTAAGAACTACTTTTATCCGGACTCACCAAAGAACTACCAGCTCACGCAAAACGAAGAGCCGCTTTGCATCGGTGGTAAGGTCGAGATCGAACTCCCCGGCCCATCGCGCAATGTCGAAGGCGACCACCGTTGGGTGCAGCTCAATCGTATTCACCTAGAAGAAGATCCGGGCAAGCTCACACACGAAGCCTTCGAGACCGTAATTGATTTCAACCGTGCCGGCGTGCCACTCGCTGAGATCGTGACCGAGCCCGATATGAGCTCGTCCACCGAAGCCGTCGCGTTCTTGAACTGCCTGCGCAATATGATCATCTACGCCGGCATTTCCGACTGTGATATGGAGAAGGGCCAAATGCGTTGCGACGCCAACGTCTCCATCCGTCCCGTCGGTTCCGACAAGCTCGGCACCCGCACCGAGATGAAAAACTTGAACTCGATGTCCAATGTTAAGGCATCGATCGAATACGAGATCGAGCGCCAGACTGAAATCTTGGAAGAGGGCGGCAGCATCACACAAGAAACCCGCCGCTGGGATGTCGACAAAGGCATTAGCTTCTCACTGCGCAGTAAGGAAGAAGCACACGATTACCGCTATTTTCCAGACCCCGATTTGATGCCCGTGCAAATGGACCGCGCCCGCGTGGCCGAGCTCGAAGCCGAGCTGCCAGAGCGTCCACTTGATAAGCAGCGCCGCTACCAGGAAGACCTGAAGCTACCGTTCACCATTACCTCCGTGCTCTGCCAAAACCGCGAGCTCAGTGAATTCTTTGAAGCTGCTCTAGAAACGCACAACGCGCCTAAAGCGATCGCCAACTACATCACCAATGATCTGTTGCGCGAACTCTCCGCAGCCTCCGAGCATGGTGACAGCGCCCTAAGCGTCGGCGAGTGTAAGCTCACACCCGCGCACATTGGAACACTGGTCAAAATTATCGATGAAGGCGTGATCTCCAAGCAAATCGGCAAGGAAGTGTTTACGGATATGTTCGCTACCGGCGACATGCCCGATGCTATCGTCGAAAAGAAAGGCCTCAAGCAGAGTAACGACACCGGCGAGATCGAAGCCCTTTGCCGCGAAGCCATCGCCGGCAACGCCAAAGCAGTCGGCCAATATAAGGACGGCAACGAAAAGGCGCTGAATGCTTTGAAGGGCCCAGTCATGAAAGCCACTAAGGGCAAAGCCAATCCAGCGATGCTTGATGAGCTGCTTAAGAAGCTGATTGGCGAAGGGTAG
- a CDS encoding tetratricopeptide repeat protein → MRVFHIWILVICSVSLVWAQEEEISVEELRAAIQQSVEIKDADVDLLLGALETYEAEGDRSDIEALWASEDVALRFVSTMIYVTMLELEDLQQEAAHLLSYYPDNEPGILSGLIGHSPEGVDYLLQNYDAYNSDTLSLLLEALLQEPAGNQAEWLSLWESRREEYDALILDLQDPIIRRNLALKANFQALRTVTDDFANDLPALDLIGDTLSTMDDARDLAMRVERTEAVVRGDRHLFFSEYEQAVAEYRNALEEEPDDVYPRYLMGCALFELGQYEAASKAFGQVTVLNAEVVSAEYMSKLAARRSERPDESLLTAAWLLSDETNISERIGMMGANDPMIQRLLGDQMLGKSGIYQISDSELLELAAAEADRPEVLAGMVLLTSREGKWRRIIQWAGDYPDNTHLQKAVFSFSQREHRYGDHELVIEALEICRVIDPRNRYFLDVEVAWLGGRVEPLAADQFPEDWAEFQMDVGPISKEQLALIQQSNALHKYASVSGELKQCAFAAMDHLSMAYRALDSNRYQGPDFFKFRDLFDQFELSIELALLKKDFAYANELLVYMERVVTDMKSNTHSLIDLMAAEAFLGQTETLTAKSNRAQKILKQEDLDLEERRENSATRKALKLYLMDVVFEMIPLPSLRNAFAEVAADPEVYIGARANALENHENE, encoded by the coding sequence ATGCGCGTCTTTCATATTTGGATTCTTGTGATCTGTTCCGTGTCCTTGGTTTGGGCTCAGGAGGAAGAGATCTCTGTCGAAGAGTTACGTGCTGCGATTCAACAATCGGTTGAGATTAAGGATGCTGATGTCGATCTGCTGCTTGGAGCGCTTGAGACCTATGAAGCGGAGGGTGATCGTTCGGATATAGAAGCGCTGTGGGCGTCTGAGGATGTGGCACTTCGTTTTGTGAGCACGATGATTTATGTTACCATGCTTGAGCTGGAAGATTTGCAGCAAGAGGCGGCGCATTTACTGAGTTATTATCCTGATAATGAGCCTGGAATACTTTCGGGACTGATCGGGCATTCACCTGAAGGAGTCGATTATTTGCTTCAAAATTATGATGCATATAATTCGGATACACTCTCACTGTTGTTAGAGGCTTTATTGCAGGAGCCTGCCGGAAATCAAGCGGAGTGGCTGTCCCTGTGGGAGTCACGTCGTGAGGAGTATGACGCATTGATATTGGACCTTCAGGATCCGATCATACGGCGCAATCTAGCGCTAAAGGCGAATTTTCAAGCGCTTCGCACTGTGACAGATGATTTTGCTAATGATCTACCAGCCTTAGACCTTATTGGCGACACCTTGTCTACGATGGATGATGCGCGGGATCTGGCGATGAGAGTGGAGCGCACTGAAGCAGTTGTTCGTGGGGATCGGCATCTCTTTTTCAGTGAGTATGAGCAAGCAGTGGCAGAGTATCGAAATGCCTTAGAAGAAGAGCCTGATGATGTCTATCCTCGCTATTTGATGGGCTGTGCCTTGTTTGAGTTAGGGCAGTATGAGGCAGCGTCGAAGGCCTTTGGTCAGGTCACAGTATTGAATGCTGAGGTTGTGTCTGCCGAGTATATGTCAAAGTTGGCAGCACGGCGGAGTGAGCGTCCAGATGAGTCGCTGCTAACTGCTGCATGGTTACTTTCGGACGAGACTAATATTTCTGAGCGGATTGGGATGATGGGGGCGAATGATCCGATGATACAGCGTTTGTTGGGCGATCAAATGCTGGGCAAGTCAGGCATTTATCAGATTTCAGATTCTGAATTACTAGAGCTCGCAGCTGCTGAAGCGGATAGGCCCGAAGTGCTCGCAGGTATGGTATTGTTGACTTCGCGTGAGGGGAAGTGGCGACGTATCATTCAATGGGCTGGAGATTATCCGGATAATACGCATTTGCAGAAGGCGGTGTTTTCCTTTTCTCAACGCGAGCATAGGTATGGTGATCATGAACTTGTTATTGAAGCTCTAGAGATTTGCCGAGTGATTGATCCGAGGAATCGCTATTTCCTAGATGTTGAAGTGGCATGGCTTGGTGGACGTGTTGAACCTTTAGCGGCGGATCAATTTCCTGAGGACTGGGCAGAGTTTCAAATGGATGTCGGACCTATTTCGAAGGAGCAGTTGGCGCTCATTCAACAATCGAATGCCTTGCATAAGTATGCATCAGTATCGGGAGAGTTGAAGCAGTGTGCTTTTGCTGCAATGGATCATTTATCTATGGCTTATAGAGCGTTGGATTCTAATCGTTACCAAGGCCCTGATTTCTTCAAATTCCGTGACCTTTTTGACCAGTTTGAACTTAGCATAGAACTCGCACTGCTTAAGAAGGATTTTGCATATGCGAATGAACTATTGGTGTATATGGAGCGGGTGGTGACTGATATGAAATCGAATACTCATTCCTTAATCGATCTGATGGCGGCTGAGGCGTTTTTGGGGCAGACTGAAACGCTTACCGCAAAATCCAATCGGGCTCAAAAAATATTGAAGCAGGAAGACCTAGACTTAGAAGAGCGTCGGGAAAATAGTGCCACTCGAAAGGCCCTCAAATTATATCTCATGGATGTCGTGTTCGAGATGATTCCGCTGCCATCGCTAAGAAATGCTTTTGCTGAGGTAGCGGCGGATCCAGAGGTTTATATCGGAGCCCGTGCGAACGCACTCGAGAATCACGAGAACGAGTAA
- a CDS encoding DUF2254 domain-containing protein, translating to MKERSNISQEILYQMPRLFVLKVIHSFWFIPSLLAGASVLTSILLQSADRWLELEPSGSLSWLFTSSADGARSLLSTIAGSIITVTGVLLSAIIVVMTLASQQYGPRLVQNFINDRVGQIVIGCFVGCFVYSVLTLKSIQSGEIIFLPHLSILGALLYSLLCIALLIFFVQHLASSIQVQSIMRRVSLNLNAEIDHLFPEALGHEPSDDVSQSKTDSKKAAVSTEIKAHRSGYLQSIDYDQLMNLSKVNEFVIHLKAMPGEFLIHQATIAELETKAAVEEPQETLKGCFIIGTYPTCDQDVLFPIRQLSEIAIRALSPGINDPHTAIEAIDYLASSLAQLINRDWPSQYRYDSDQALRITTRSPSFETILRQAYQQIHHYGLRDVTIVTRLLEVLATIAAQNTTATERIAVIRSFAHEICEKSSSTIEAQSDITAIKKTYHSCFPNN from the coding sequence ATGAAGGAGCGCTCAAATATATCGCAGGAGATACTCTACCAGATGCCGCGGCTATTTGTGCTCAAAGTCATTCATTCCTTCTGGTTCATCCCTAGCCTGCTCGCAGGCGCATCAGTATTGACCAGCATCCTGCTGCAGAGTGCGGATCGATGGCTCGAACTTGAGCCGAGCGGATCACTTAGCTGGCTGTTTACCAGCAGTGCCGACGGCGCACGCTCCCTACTATCCACGATCGCGGGCTCAATTATCACTGTCACAGGTGTCTTGCTCTCCGCTATTATCGTGGTCATGACGCTCGCCTCTCAGCAATACGGCCCACGGTTAGTGCAGAATTTCATCAATGACCGTGTCGGTCAAATCGTCATCGGTTGCTTTGTCGGATGTTTCGTTTACAGCGTGCTCACGCTCAAATCCATCCAATCTGGCGAAATCATTTTCCTACCACACCTTTCTATTCTCGGCGCGCTCCTTTATTCACTACTGTGCATCGCCTTACTAATTTTCTTCGTCCAGCACCTCGCCTCCTCCATACAAGTGCAATCCATTATGCGTCGTGTGTCACTTAACCTCAATGCGGAGATCGACCATCTATTCCCAGAGGCACTCGGCCATGAGCCGAGTGACGACGTATCGCAGTCGAAGACTGATTCAAAAAAAGCCGCAGTCTCTACCGAGATCAAAGCACATCGCTCCGGCTACTTACAGTCCATCGACTACGATCAGTTGATGAACCTGTCTAAAGTCAACGAGTTCGTCATTCACCTCAAGGCAATGCCTGGAGAATTTCTGATTCATCAAGCAACCATTGCCGAATTAGAGACCAAGGCAGCAGTTGAAGAGCCACAAGAAACACTCAAAGGTTGCTTCATCATCGGCACCTATCCGACATGCGATCAAGATGTCCTCTTCCCCATTCGCCAACTCTCTGAGATCGCCATTCGCGCACTCTCACCAGGCATTAACGACCCACATACGGCCATCGAAGCAATCGATTACCTAGCGTCTTCCCTCGCTCAACTAATCAACCGAGACTGGCCCTCTCAATACCGCTACGACAGCGATCAAGCACTCCGAATCACCACACGATCCCCGAGCTTCGAAACCATTCTACGACAAGCCTATCAACAAATACACCACTATGGGCTACGCGACGTGACCATCGTCACCAGACTACTCGAAGTGCTTGCCACCATTGCAGCACAAAATACCACGGCCACAGAGCGCATCGCTGTCATCCGCAGCTTCGCCCATGAAATTTGCGAAAAGAGTTCCTCAACCATTGAAGCACAGTCCGACATCACAGCCATCAAGAAGACTTACCACAGCTGCTTTCCGAACAACTAA
- a CDS encoding type II toxin-antitoxin system RelE/ParE family toxin — protein sequence MLFIETPIFTKQASGGLFEDDELKQLQGELLENPNKGDLIAGSGGLRKIRLARKGGGKSGGFRVIYYRNTPEVIFLLLAYPKNKQDNLTKAEVKLLRELIES from the coding sequence ATGCTCTTCATTGAAACACCGATTTTTACGAAGCAAGCCAGCGGTGGGCTTTTTGAGGATGATGAGCTGAAACAGTTACAAGGTGAACTTTTGGAGAATCCGAATAAGGGTGATCTGATTGCGGGGAGTGGCGGACTGCGAAAGATTCGTCTCGCTCGTAAAGGCGGCGGAAAGAGCGGGGGCTTTCGAGTGATCTACTATCGAAACACGCCAGAAGTGATCTTCTTGCTGTTGGCTTATCCGAAAAACAAACAGGACAATTTAACTAAGGCTGAGGTCAAGCTCCTACGTGAGCTGATTGAAAGTTAA
- a CDS encoding diadenylate cyclase gives MPTKKKTHKQIEINETRLLIDYGFDLARKLNIRTVLVIGELVTDRKMVDKHRVDESIIWVSRDTEKKQQDLKEGDYLVFIPHSPAKRMDQISLALILSVMHGYVKEADSIVCLLGLSGSKRLDNLLIANPQRDFEWFKDGNHEKSQLPISQEFIQLVEIALRFAHEGREGKSIGTVFLLGDPEELTAIARPLILNPCHGHPKKSRSIYDPDFVETMREFSALDGGFLIDRKGVVEAAGVYLDAPVTSKVKVQRGLGSRHLAAAAATAQSNSIAIVISESSGMVTVFSKGSKVLSLG, from the coding sequence ATGCCGACGAAGAAAAAGACTCATAAGCAAATAGAAATCAATGAAACCCGCTTGTTGATCGACTATGGCTTCGACTTAGCGCGAAAGTTAAACATCAGAACGGTCCTTGTCATCGGTGAGCTTGTAACCGATAGGAAAATGGTCGACAAACACCGGGTAGATGAAAGCATCATCTGGGTCTCTCGCGACACGGAGAAGAAGCAACAGGACCTCAAGGAAGGTGACTATTTAGTTTTCATCCCGCATAGTCCAGCGAAACGAATGGACCAAATATCACTCGCTCTGATACTCTCTGTTATGCACGGATATGTCAAAGAAGCTGATTCGATTGTATGCCTGCTGGGGCTGTCGGGGTCCAAACGCTTAGACAATTTACTCATTGCAAATCCACAACGTGACTTCGAGTGGTTTAAAGACGGCAATCATGAAAAAAGCCAACTACCCATTTCCCAGGAATTCATCCAACTCGTCGAGATTGCTTTGAGATTCGCTCATGAGGGACGCGAAGGTAAGTCGATCGGCACTGTATTTTTACTCGGAGATCCCGAAGAGTTAACTGCTATCGCACGCCCCCTCATCTTGAATCCCTGTCACGGGCACCCAAAAAAGTCTCGCAGTATTTATGATCCCGACTTTGTGGAAACCATGCGTGAGTTTTCCGCGCTTGATGGCGGATTTCTAATTGACCGCAAAGGCGTGGTCGAAGCCGCAGGCGTTTACCTGGACGCACCCGTCACCTCGAAGGTTAAAGTCCAAAGAGGATTAGGTTCGCGCCATCTCGCGGCAGCAGCTGCCACGGCACAATCCAATTCGATTGCAATCGTCATCTCGGAATCCTCAGGGATGGTGACCGTATTCTCGAAAGGTTCGAAGGTTCTATCACTCGGCTAG
- a CDS encoding GlsB/YeaQ/YmgE family stress response membrane protein has translation MDINEIVAFLIIGGVAGWLAGLLLKGRGLGLIGNVIVGIIGAVLGGSIFRALDISLGNDLLGVLATATVGSVVLLFVLSLIRKK, from the coding sequence ATGGACATTAATGAAATCGTAGCTTTTCTTATAATCGGAGGTGTTGCTGGTTGGCTGGCAGGCCTCCTCTTAAAGGGGCGTGGGTTGGGACTTATCGGCAATGTCATTGTCGGTATCATCGGTGCCGTTTTAGGTGGTTCCATTTTCCGTGCCTTGGATATCTCGCTGGGGAACGATTTGCTGGGGGTGCTCGCCACTGCAACTGTGGGCTCGGTGGTCTTACTGTTTGTCTTAAGTCTGATCCGAAAGAAATGA
- a CDS encoding alpha-amylase family glycosyl hydrolase — MLNLSDRMGVSQEGDELVFRVWAPYQSSLSLEVTVDGVTRHLSMLCDQGVYCCRIPFTGNVITYYYVSDSGECFSDPCSRYQPQGVLGPSAYVPDTFEWEDHEWRGIPLEACIFYELHVGTFTEAGTFEAIIEHIDRLQDLGVTCVKLMPVAQFSGRWNWGYDGVFPFAVQDTYGGPRALKRLINALHLCGIAVALDVVYNHIGPEGCCLQTYGAYFSKTHSTPWGNCLNLDGDDSLPVRNYVRQNILQWVDEFHIDALRFDAIHHIKDDSAIHLLREVSQEIDELARAQNRNILLIGEANVHNSLYLKSSDSEVSWGVDSIWCDDFAYAAQASFTEVCTHNKRTYQPWQDFLQVLGAGRIFDGVPWAPQRVGGSAAAQHPGATHIAYLNNHDITGNDPLGRRALNALELSEWELLTALLFLMPHLPMLFMGDEYGEPNPFFYFVDHKNEQLLQLIREGRAKEYADYDWSQMTAPDSVEAFSRSKCHTHTVPNHKFRWIQSLIQMRKSWTHAGILNPDRLKVDWCRESQTLTVRYSNHACIVASQSIAEVVKHDGHVLLQNDAVGNWKVAVICSSAG, encoded by the coding sequence ATGCTAAATCTTTCAGATCGAATGGGCGTTAGTCAGGAGGGAGATGAATTAGTCTTTCGTGTGTGGGCGCCTTATCAGTCGTCACTCTCATTGGAGGTAACAGTCGACGGTGTGACTCGACATCTTTCAATGCTCTGTGATCAGGGGGTTTATTGCTGTCGCATACCATTTACAGGGAATGTAATTACTTATTATTACGTTAGTGATTCTGGGGAATGCTTTTCTGATCCTTGTTCGCGCTATCAACCTCAAGGTGTTTTGGGGCCGTCAGCGTATGTTCCTGATACATTTGAGTGGGAAGACCATGAGTGGCGTGGCATCCCGCTTGAAGCATGTATTTTTTATGAATTACATGTTGGGACTTTTACCGAAGCTGGGACTTTTGAGGCAATTATTGAGCATATTGATCGACTCCAGGATCTCGGTGTTACTTGTGTAAAGTTGATGCCAGTTGCTCAATTTTCTGGACGCTGGAACTGGGGCTATGATGGGGTTTTTCCATTTGCTGTGCAGGATACATATGGTGGTCCGCGGGCTTTAAAACGGTTGATCAATGCACTCCACCTATGCGGAATAGCGGTAGCGTTGGATGTTGTTTATAACCATATCGGTCCAGAAGGTTGTTGTCTACAGACGTATGGGGCGTATTTTTCTAAAACGCACAGCACTCCGTGGGGAAATTGTTTGAACCTGGATGGGGACGACTCTTTACCAGTTCGAAATTACGTGCGTCAGAATATTTTGCAGTGGGTAGATGAGTTTCATATCGATGCACTCCGATTCGATGCGATTCACCATATTAAAGATGATTCAGCAATCCATCTGCTGCGGGAAGTTTCGCAGGAAATAGATGAGTTGGCTCGGGCGCAGAACCGTAATATTTTGTTGATAGGCGAGGCCAACGTTCACAATTCGCTGTATTTGAAGTCGTCTGATTCGGAGGTCTCATGGGGGGTTGATAGTATTTGGTGCGACGACTTCGCGTATGCAGCGCAGGCGAGTTTTACAGAGGTATGCACACATAATAAGCGAACCTATCAGCCTTGGCAGGACTTTTTGCAGGTGCTAGGGGCTGGGAGGATTTTTGATGGAGTTCCATGGGCACCTCAGCGTGTTGGAGGTTCTGCTGCTGCGCAGCACCCAGGGGCAACTCATATTGCTTATCTGAACAATCATGACATTACGGGGAACGATCCTTTGGGACGGCGAGCTCTCAATGCATTAGAGCTGTCGGAATGGGAGTTGTTGACAGCTTTGCTTTTCTTGATGCCGCACTTGCCTATGTTATTTATGGGAGATGAATATGGAGAGCCGAATCCATTTTTTTATTTTGTCGATCACAAGAATGAGCAACTATTGCAGCTAATACGTGAAGGCCGAGCTAAAGAGTATGCGGATTATGATTGGTCGCAAATGACGGCCCCAGATTCGGTTGAAGCATTTAGCCGTTCCAAATGCCATACGCACACCGTGCCGAACCATAAATTTCGATGGATTCAATCACTGATACAGATGCGTAAATCATGGACGCACGCTGGTATTCTCAATCCTGATCGACTAAAGGTTGATTGGTGCCGCGAAAGTCAGACGCTTACTGTGCGCTATAGCAATCATGCTTGTATTGTTGCCAGTCAATCGATCGCTGAAGTCGTGAAGCACGATGGTCATGTTCTCCTACAGAACGACGCCGTGGGCAATTGGAAAGTCGCGGTTATTTGTTCCTCCGCTGGTTAA
- a CDS encoding AAA family ATPase, with product MTRKISFINYKGGVGKTSLIVNVAAALAQEGKRVLIVDLDVQSNSSIWLLRISRWNQLVESQSGYIYTIFEPGTARLRDCIYKNVVYSPEDADVALPGLDLLPTTFSLIDLEEEYESKDGRPPCVLFQEQIAEIEDEYDFILFDCPPNILSASACGIFSSHEIYVPCNPDALSLIGFTLLAEKLQNFYSAVEMYRTESMGPFAEVRGAIFNSIKTNVNLISAKMRTQVRINQLKGKGVVAGDMKIFNSQVRDEVIVPRAVTLGLPVCLIGTAKKEGSVRDDYQSVAKEIMSHSRKNMDSAHVLVEA from the coding sequence ATGACCCGAAAGATCAGTTTTATTAATTATAAAGGGGGAGTTGGGAAGACTTCGCTAATCGTGAACGTGGCAGCGGCTCTTGCTCAAGAAGGGAAGCGTGTGTTGATCGTTGATCTGGATGTGCAATCCAATTCGAGTATCTGGTTATTGCGAATTTCTCGTTGGAATCAATTGGTTGAGAGTCAGAGTGGGTATATTTATACGATTTTTGAACCAGGCACGGCTCGGCTTCGCGATTGTATCTATAAAAATGTGGTTTACTCGCCTGAGGATGCCGATGTTGCGTTGCCTGGGCTGGATTTACTGCCGACGACTTTTTCGCTCATTGATCTGGAGGAAGAGTATGAGTCGAAAGATGGGCGTCCGCCGTGTGTGTTATTTCAAGAGCAGATCGCAGAGATTGAGGACGAGTATGATTTTATTTTATTCGATTGTCCGCCCAATATTCTGTCTGCCTCAGCATGTGGTATTTTTTCAAGTCATGAAATCTATGTGCCCTGTAACCCAGATGCGCTTAGTTTAATCGGTTTTACCTTATTGGCTGAAAAGCTTCAGAATTTCTACTCTGCGGTAGAGATGTATCGCACTGAAAGTATGGGCCCTTTCGCTGAAGTTAGGGGTGCCATCTTTAACTCAATTAAGACAAATGTGAATTTAATCTCTGCGAAAATGCGCACGCAGGTGCGTATTAATCAGCTGAAGGGCAAAGGGGTTGTAGCCGGAGATATGAAGATCTTTAATTCACAGGTTCGTGATGAAGTGATTGTGCCGCGTGCTGTGACATTAGGCCTTCCAGTTTGTTTGATCGGGACCGCGAAGAAAGAAGGCTCTGTTCGCGATGACTACCAATCTGTTGCTAAAGAGATTATGAGTCACTCGCGTAAAAACATGGATTCGGCGCACGTTTTGGTGGAGGCTTAG
- a CDS encoding helix-turn-helix domain-containing protein, protein METELFNELKESIRQMKAIEQGELAPSRVRVVNPENAVASARMKLGLTQEAFAKLLDTPVGTVRGWEQGRRQPPPSAKVLMRVATKYPEQVLECAEDAAPYNPKKRS, encoded by the coding sequence ATGGAGACTGAACTATTTAACGAACTGAAAGAATCGATCCGCCAGATGAAGGCGATTGAACAGGGCGAACTCGCACCGTCACGCGTGCGGGTGGTCAATCCTGAGAATGCTGTGGCGTCGGCGCGGATGAAGCTGGGGCTCACTCAGGAGGCCTTTGCCAAATTATTGGACACGCCAGTCGGCACAGTCCGCGGATGGGAGCAGGGGCGTCGTCAACCACCGCCGAGCGCGAAGGTTTTGATGCGCGTGGCCACCAAATATCCCGAGCAAGTGCTGGAGTGTGCGGAGGATGCTGCACCGTATAATCCTAAAAAGAGGAGTTAG